The following nucleotide sequence is from Methanolinea sp..
GGACCAGGGAATCGGTGTCCCGCCTCTTCTCTCCGTTGGGATGAGCCCGGTCTTCTCGTTTCGGAGGGCTTCGATCAACTCCGTGTCACCTACCGGTTTTTGTGGTATGCAAAACCATAACGCCTCGTTGATCCTGTTTGCAAAAAAGAGGACGAAAACCGCGGCGGTGAGGAAACCTGGGGTGGTGAAGATCACGGAGGGGAGGCGTTTCCAGCCAAGCAGCCAGGCGATTACCGGCGTCCCTTAGAGGCTGATGCCGGGGATCCATGCAATCAGGATGCAGGTAACCGGGCCGTATTTCCCGATGAGGGGGTATTCTTCGGTCTTTTTCCGGATCTTCCCGATAAAGGACGCTACCTTCTATGCGCAAAGGAGAATCATCTGTTTTTTAATTCCGGCAGGTCATAACCACCCATACCTGCCATGCCTGAGCTCCCCGAAGTCGAGACCATTCGCCTGTTCCTCGACCGATCCGTCATCGGTCGCACCATAACCGCGATCGAGGGGTCCAGGCCGACAATCGACCGCGATCAGCTTGCCCCGCTCCCAGGTCGGAAGGTTACCGGAACGGCCCGGCACGGAAAATTCCTTTTCGTTGATCTCGATCCGGGTTCTTCGCTGGTCTTCCATTTCGGGATGACCGGGGATCTCACCCTGGTCCCTGGTGACAAACCCGATCCTGCCTACACCCGGGCAGTGATTTCCTTTGATGACCATTCACGCCTGGCATTCACCGATTCCCGGAGGTTCGGGCGGCTCGGGTGGGTCCCTGACCGGGCGGCATTTGTCGCTGGCAAACGACTCGGCCCGGATGGCCTGACCCTCGTCCCGGCGCAGTTTCTCTCCATAGCCACCAGGTCCCGCCGGCGGGTTAAGCTGTTTCTCCTCGATCAACATCGTATCGCCGGAATCGGGAATATCTACGCCGATGAAATCCTGTTCCAGGCCGGGATCCGCCCGCTCTCGCTCCTGCACGGGTGCGATCCGGTCCGGCTCTCGCTCCTTGCAGCCGCTTTGCCCCACGTGCTCCGTACCGCGGTGGACCGTGCTGCCGATTTCAGCGCCTACCCGGAGACCTGGATCATCCCCTACCGGGCGCGCGGAGAGTCCTGCCCCTGCTGCGGCGGGGCGGTTGACCGGGTCATGGTGGCAGGACGGTACGCCTATTTCTGCCCGTCCTGCCAGGAGTAACACCACCATCCTTCCCTGTGAAGAATTATCCACCCGGAGGTTTTTCCAGGGTGTCTGCTTGAATAAAAGAATATACCTTTGCCCACTGCCGCGATCATGCAAATGGCCGCAATCTACCATGAATGATACAGGTCACACGGCGAGATAAGCCCGGGCAGGGCGGCAGGCCGTATTGCTGAAAAAAGGGTGGAGCAGGAGGGAGCACTCACTGCCGGGAGCGGCATACAGGGGTGCGGTCATGCGGCAGGAAGAGCACCGTTCCGCGATCATGGCATATTCGGGATCAATAAACCGGAGGGATAAAAAATTGTATTTTCTCACTCCTGCGGGGGTGATGGTAGTTGCAGTTCGAGGCAGAGCCGGAGCTTTTCATGGGCATCACCGTAACCGTGCTGCATGGCGCTGCCGAAGAGCCGGGTGAGCACGACCGCACTTCTCCGGACATAGTGAGTGAGGTCGCCGTTCAAGGTATGCATATCGAGCACGTTGTCGATGCGATCGCAGATCTTGATAAGGGTTGCCCCCGGAGGGGCCTGGAGGATCCGGTCCAGCGAGTCCAGGAGCTGGTCGTCTTCCGGCAGGGACCGGTCCCTGGTGAGGGCCGTGATCATCTGGTAGACGATGATGGCATCATCGCCGGGAAGTTTCATCGAGGAGAGCCCGTAGGCCACCGCGGTCTCACCATGCTTCGTATCCTCGATGACGTCGTGGAGCCAGGCGGCGACGACCTCCCGGTACCCGCCTCCGAAGGCTTGAACCAGCCCGGCAACACGGGCCGGGTGGATGATGGCGGGTATCTTTTTGTCTTTGCGATACTGCCCGTCATGTGCCTGTGCCGCGATAGCCGCAGCCTTGTGGATTGCGTAAATCTGCCAGGGCTCCATCATCACGACAACCTGGGATGCACCCGGCATAAAGGTTACGGCGATTTCCGGGAACAGACCGGGTTTCATATCCCGGCCTGCCCGAATCATCCGTATCACCACCAATCGAGATTACGTGATGGTATTCAACTCAATTCATATTTCCTGGTTTTCAAGGGCACAATCCTTCATGCTCTTCCGGAACTTGATCATCATGAAGAAGAACATCCCGATGGTAATGATGAGGATTGCCCAGAGGAAGAAGTCCTGGTTCCCCCTGAAGAGCGGCAGCGAGGCCACCGCGTAGCCGAAGAGTACAAAACCGCCGACCCAGAAGATGCCGCCGGCAGCATTGTAGGTGAGGAACTCCGGGTAGTCCATCCTGATGATGCCAGCGACGAACGGGGCAAACGACCGGATTCCCGGGATGAAGCGAGCCAGGACGATGGTGTTCTTCCCGTACTTCCGGAAGTACTCCCGGGTAATGGTAACGTGCCGCTTGTCGACCAGGCACCGCTTGCTGCGGAGCAGGCGGTCGCCAAAGTAGTTACCAATCCTGTAGTTCACCGAGTCGCCGATGATGGCTGCAGCGGCAAGGATAACGATGAGAAGGACGACATTGATCCCGCCGCCGGCTGCAAGGAACCCCATCAGGAAGAGGAGCGAGTCGCCAGGCAAAAACGGCGTGAAGACAAGCCCGGTCTCGCAGAAGATGATCAGGAAGAGGATGGCATAGATCCAGATGCCGTAGGTCTCCATCAGCAGCGGGATCGTCCCCTGCACATCTCCGAGGATCTGTGAGATGGAGAGAAGGTCCGGGGGGATCATTATCATCTCATTTTGTTCAGTCCATGGTTAAGAGGTTGCTGCATCGGGAACAGGAAATACCACTACCTGTGGACTTTTCTTGGGCAGACCGGAACGTACCGCGGACGAGGGTTCTTCCTGCCTGCAGGAAAAAAAGGTGGAGGCCTTCATGTCGGGTTGAGGGACATGAACGGCACAATCTCGTCATACACTTTGATCTTTCCGACCGGGGGGGCAACGGTCCAGATCTCCACCCGGTTCCTGGTGATGTTGCAGGGGAACCCTACGTTCTGGCCCATCAAGAGGGGCCGGGTCCAGGTCTCGGTATGCCTTGTGCCGTCAGGTTCGGTGAGGATGATATCGATTTCGGAGACGAAGTTCATCCCGTTCCCGCCTCTCAGCGTCACGGAAGTCAGGGGATTTGTCGTCTGGCCATTCGGTGTTACCTGGAAGGTCAGGCTGTACTGGGGCGGGAGGGTCTGGGTGGGTCCTGGTGTTCCCATCCCGGGAGGAGCAGCAGTCGGCACCGGGGTAAAGACCTGTTCGGTGGTCGGCACCGCGGTCGGTGCCAGGGTAGCAGGGGGAGCGGGAGGAGATTCGGTGCATCCGGCCAGCAGCAGGAAGGCGGCAACAACGAGCAAGGCCCCCGCGATAGCATAGCTCTTCATAGCTGAACGTGGTGACTGAAACGCATATAATCGTTGTTGTGCAGGGATCACGGGATCGTCCCGGGAACCAGGGCCGAGAGGTGCTGTCCTGGAACGGAGCTGAAAAAAAGGGTCCGCCGACACGCTGCTGCACCACCCGCCCCTGGCCTGGAGGCCGGGGCAGAAAACCTGGGACCGGTCGAGCCGGTTTTTTTCCGGGCTTTTGTCACCACCGTGACCATTAAAAGAATGCCTGGCGGAGAGGTGTATCTGCCATAACGGTGATCATCGTGTCGGAACGCCAGATCTGTCGCCAGTGCGGGAGGTGTTGCGAGCGATGGGGATGGGGCCAGGAAGGGATGGTTGAAGACCTCCGGCCCTGGCTTGAACAGAACCGCACAGACATCCTCCAGCATGTCGCAATCCGCCTTTCTGACGGGAAGAGGATCAGCGGGAATGATCTCGCTCAGGAAGACCTGTCCCGCATCGTCCGGATCTCCTACTGGCAGGACGCGACCGGGAACATGGTTCGTAAGTGCCCGTTCTTCCGCCGGGATGAGAACAAAACAGCATGGTGCACCATCCATGATGTCAAGCCCCGGGTGTGCCGGGAGTTCACCCCCTGGACCTGGCGGAATACCGAATTCTACGGCCGATGCCCGGCCTGCCGTGAGAAAGCCCCGTGAGGGTGGACGGGCACATCTGACGAAAAAAGGGAGATTGCGAGTTATCTCCGGACTGCACCGGCGATGAGGCCGCCAAAAAACGCGAAGAGTACCAGGTACATGGTGATGGTAATGAACAGGAAGTAGCCGATGCCCACTCCGGGTAGATAGCCAGCAATAGTGAATACCTGCGAAGGAACACGGTGATTCCGGCGTCCCGCCCTGGTCGACGCCACAGATAATGGGCGTGGCCCTGCCATCCCGGGGCGGGTCAGATTTTTTTAACCGCCGGGTCAGGAATCATCCTATCCCCCCGTTTCCTCCAAAACCTATTTATCTTTCTTCTTTTCTATTGTTTACTGCGTAAAGGGCATGAAACCGCAAACAAAATCCATTGCTCTGTTCGATGACCGGTCACCAGTAGCAAACGCGGTCCGGCTCTACTTCCAGAAGGAACTGGGTTTTTCGGTTTTGCGGGTGTATTCCCGGGACGAACTCTCCCATAAGATGAAGAACACCCCCTTTGACTTCGTCATCTGCCCTTCCCGCCTCCACCTTCCCGTCCCCCCGCAGGCCGGAAGGGAAAAGGGGGAACCGATATTCCTGTACTGGCACCTGGAGCATGCCGGGGACCATTCCCGCTCTCCCCTGCGAAACGCCCTCCAGTTCGAGATCGAAACGCTGCACGCTTCTCTCTCTTATACCTGCTCCCCTTCCGAACCGCTGGAGGAACAATTCCAGAAGCTATCGCGGCTGCTCCTGACCATCCGGAAGTACCAGCGTGATTTCATCACGTTCCGGGACGACGCTGAGATCCTCCAGACCATCGTCGAAGACGGTTCGGCTGCAGTCCTCCACCTGGTCCGGAACAGGATCCGGTGGATGAACCGTGAAGCGCTCCGGGTGCTGGGCCGGTCGGAACGCGAACTCCTGGGAAGCGCGTTCTCCTCGCTGTTTCCCGGCGATGGCGATTACCGCGATGCATTGGGACAGGTCGCGAGACACCGCGATCCGGGAGGTTGGGGGACAGCATCCTGTTCCCTCGCCCGGAAAGACGGGGAAGTCGTGGACTGCACCATCCGGATACGGCGGTTAAACCCGATGAATCCCGATAAAGGGTCCCTGGTATTCATAGAGGATGACCGGGACCGGAAACGGCTGGAGGGAGCCCTTGCCACGTACGGGGAGAAGATTGCGCGAAACGAGGCAAAATACCTTGAAATTTTCAGGAACCTGAACCTGGTGGTCATCAGGACCGACCTCTCCGGCTCGATCACCTTCTGGAACAGTCTGGCAGAATCGGTGTTCGGGTTTTCCGCGGCTGCTGTATCCGGGAACAATATCATCGATACTATCGCCGATCCCGGCTCCCGGACCGCACGTGATATCGCTGTCCTCCTCTACGATTCCGGAGCAGTCCGGGATCACACCGTCATGCACGTCCTTGAGAACCGGAGGATGGATGGAACATACGTATGGGTGGCATGGAACACCCTCATGTTCCGTGATTCGTCGGGAAGAGCGTCAGGAATCCTCTGGATAGGCCAGGATATCAGTGATTACGGGCCAGGGGGAGATCCCGGCGGCAGGCAGGCCTCCTGGAAGGAGGAGATCCTGGATGGAACAGATGTCCGTGAGGAGGTATTTGACATCCTTTTCCATGCTGCAATCGAGCTTGGGCGGGGCGGCAGGGAATCGCGCAAGATCGGTACATCGTTCCTCATCGGGGATGCAGAACGGGTGATGGCGAATTCACGACAGTGTTTGATCAATGCCTTTGAAGGGAAGGACACTGCCCAGAGGATGGTCCAGGACCGGGAGACGATCGAGAACATCAAGAACCTCTCCCTCATGGATGGAGCCTTTGTAATCGACGGTTCCGGCCTCGTGCAGGCATCTTCACGCCACCTCCTAGCCCCGCTTGACGATACCAGGGTACGGGAAGGACATGGCACCCGCCACGCCTCGGTTGCGGCAATGACGCAGATAACGCGATCAGTGGGTATCGTTGTCTCGGAAAGTGGGGGGACGGTCACCATCTATCGGGGCGGTGCGATGGTAAAGGAATTTGCGGTATGACAGGCCTGTGCAGCCGGGTTGACAGGCTGCAGCCATTTCAGCGGTAACGGTCGGCAGGGGCCCAGGTCCGGCGCAAGGGAGCTCCTCCTCTCCCCCCCCTGGTCCGGCCCGGGGACAGGAACGCCAGACAGGCCAGGGCGGTTGCTGCCTTTTTCCGAAAGGTATCGGAGTGCTTATGACCGGCTCCAGGACTCCCTTTTATATTTCTATCTCCGCCACGGGCCCGTTTTCCCCCAGGAACAGGCCTTTTCCTCTATCCGGTGGTAAGAAAACCGGAATTTCCTTATCCCTCCCTCCTTTTTTCCCGGCCGTTACCGTTCAGCTGTAACAGAGTATCGGGCGCTCCAGCGGTCAGGAAGGGTGTGCTTGTCCATGGCCTGCTCTCCGCCATTCCCCCGGACCGGAAAACCTTTCGGTTACCGCGATGATCGTTCCAGTTACCTGGCTGGCATACATGCACCCCCTCGACCTCTCACAATACACCGGGCTCTCGACCGAAGAAGCGCGGCAACGCCTGCTCGAGGACGGTCCAAACGAACTACCCTCACGCGAGGTTCGCGGGATCTTCGGCATCCTGGGAGATGTCATCCGTGAACCGATGTTCCTCCTCCTGCTGGGGGCCGGTTCGATCTATTTCATCCTCGGCGACTTTGTGGAGGGGACCCTCCTTCTCTCCTTTGTCCTGGTGATCATCGGGATCGCGGTCACCCAGGAGCGGAAAACCGAGAGGGCCCTCGAGGCTTTGAGGAACCTGTCCAGCCCGCGGGCCCTGGTCATACGGGATGGAAACCTCGTCCGGGTTGCAGGCAGAGATGTGGTGAAGGGAGACCTCTTGTTCATCAGCGAGGGCGACCGCATCGCGGCAGACGCCCTGCTCGTCTCCTCCACGAACCTTTCGGCCGATGAATCGCTCCTGACCGGTGAATCGGTCCCGGTGAGAAAACTGCCGGCTGAAAAGGAACCCGGAGACCGGAGGCCGGGAGGGGATGACCAGCCCTGGATCTATTCGGGGACCCTGGTGGTCCGGGGCCAGGGCCTTGCAGAAGTGGTGGCCACCGGCATCCACACCCGCACGGGCGAGATCGGCAGGGCGCTCCATGCCGTCGAGCCGGAAGAGACCCGGCTCAATGTCGAGACGGCGCATATCGTCCGGACCATAGCGCTCATCGGGCTATTCCTCTTTGTCGTCGTGGTTGTCGTATACGGGCTGACCCGGGGGGACTGGCTTGTCGGTCTCCTTGCGGGCATCACCCTGGCCATGGCCATTCTCCCTGAGGAATTCCCCGTAGTCCTGTCCGTATTCCCTGCCCTTGGAGCCTGGCGCCTCTCGAAGATCAACGTCCTTGCCCGGGACGTCCCGGCAATCGAGGCCCTGGGTGCGACGACCGTGCTGTGCACGGACAAGACCGGCACGCTCACGGCAAACCGGATGAGCGTTGCCACCTGCAGGGTCCCCGGCACCTCGCTGGCGTGCCTGGCAGGGAGTGGAACGCCGCTTCCAGAACAGTTTCACGAGCTTTTCGAGTTCGCGGTCCTCTCCTGCAAGAAGGATCCCTTTGATCCCATGGAACAGGCACTGCTCAGGACAGGATACGATGACCTCTCCGGGACCGAGCACCTCCACCAGGACTGGGAACTCCTGCTCGAATACCCGCTCTCA
It contains:
- a CDS encoding HD domain-containing protein; the protein is MKPGLFPEIAVTFMPGASQVVVMMEPWQIYAIHKAAAIAAQAHDGQYRKDKKIPAIIHPARVAGLVQAFGGGYREVVAAWLHDVIEDTKHGETAVAYGLSSMKLPGDDAIIVYQMITALTRDRSLPEDDQLLDSLDRILQAPPGATLIKICDRIDNVLDMHTLNGDLTHYVRRSAVVLTRLFGSAMQHGYGDAHEKLRLCLELQLPSPPQE
- a CDS encoding VTT domain-containing protein, with protein sequence MIPPDLLSISQILGDVQGTIPLLMETYGIWIYAILFLIIFCETGLVFTPFLPGDSLLFLMGFLAAGGGINVVLLIVILAAAAIIGDSVNYRIGNYFGDRLLRSKRCLVDKRHVTITREYFRKYGKNTIVLARFIPGIRSFAPFVAGIIRMDYPEFLTYNAAGGIFWVGGFVLFGYAVASLPLFRGNQDFFLWAILIITIGMFFFMMIKFRKSMKDCALENQEI
- a CDS encoding YkgJ family cysteine cluster protein, whose translation is MIIVSERQICRQCGRCCERWGWGQEGMVEDLRPWLEQNRTDILQHVAIRLSDGKRISGNDLAQEDLSRIVRISYWQDATGNMVRKCPFFRRDENKTAWCTIHDVKPRVCREFTPWTWRNTEFYGRCPACREKAP
- a CDS encoding PAS domain S-box protein, with the protein product MKPQTKSIALFDDRSPVANAVRLYFQKELGFSVLRVYSRDELSHKMKNTPFDFVICPSRLHLPVPPQAGREKGEPIFLYWHLEHAGDHSRSPLRNALQFEIETLHASLSYTCSPSEPLEEQFQKLSRLLLTIRKYQRDFITFRDDAEILQTIVEDGSAAVLHLVRNRIRWMNREALRVLGRSERELLGSAFSSLFPGDGDYRDALGQVARHRDPGGWGTASCSLARKDGEVVDCTIRIRRLNPMNPDKGSLVFIEDDRDRKRLEGALATYGEKIARNEAKYLEIFRNLNLVVIRTDLSGSITFWNSLAESVFGFSAAAVSGNNIIDTIADPGSRTARDIAVLLYDSGAVRDHTVMHVLENRRMDGTYVWVAWNTLMFRDSSGRASGILWIGQDISDYGPGGDPGGRQASWKEEILDGTDVREEVFDILFHAAIELGRGGRESRKIGTSFLIGDAERVMANSRQCLINAFEGKDTAQRMVQDRETIENIKNLSLMDGAFVIDGSGLVQASSRHLLAPLDDTRVREGHGTRHASVAAMTQITRSVGIVVSESGGTVTIYRGGAMVKEFAV